The following proteins come from a genomic window of Aspergillus oryzae RIB40 DNA, chromosome 4:
- the spb4 gene encoding ATP-dependent RNA helicase SPB4 (ATP-dependent RNA helicase): protein MAPKPPAGTSSRAWDGVSPSLSEWVLEAVSSMGFTRMTPVQASAIPLFMAHKDVVVEAVTGSGKTLSFLIPIVEKLLRLEEPIKKHHVGAIIISPTRELASQIYHVLLSLLAFHPPSASVINPSEDDDVPRQKFPSSTLKVVPQLLLGGSTTPAEDLSKFLKQSPNLLVSTPGRLLELLSSPHVHCPQSSFEMLVLDEADRLLDLGFKETLQNIIRRLPKQRRTGLFSASISEAVDQIVRVGLRNPVKVMVKVKGTSGAQDKRTPASLQMTYLTTPTIHKFDALKHILHSVDPTPQKTIFFASTCSGVDYLSAILPLILGDDFQLISLHGKHPANVREKNFNRFVNSYSPAILLTTDVASRGLDIPSVDLVVQIDPPSDPKTFIHRCGRAGRAGRRGLSVVLLHPGREEDYVSFLEVRKTPVAPFPHPISFSESEATAATKAVRKAVLADRALHDRGQKAFVSWLRSYSKHQASSIFRVADLDWESLGKAWGLLKLPKMPELRNFTGDRTLGVNLDWDDYKYKDKQREKRRIELLQESKEGDGTQESSNKRKATETTAWSNKLDDRNKKQKRREQKQRRQEKNKWEKMTEEERQKIRETEQMVESIRVKNEEERRLRRAGKAEAANAGKDEEEFEGFD from the exons ATGGCCCCAAAACCGCCAGCTGGTACATCTTCTAGAGCTTGGGATGGTGTCTCACCTTCCCTGTCGGAATGGGTGCTGGAAGCCGTTTCGTCTATGGGCTTCACGCGCATGACGCCCGTGCAAGCGTCCGCTATTCCCCTCTTCATGGCCCACAAAGATGTTGTAGTCGAGGCCGTTACTGGAAGTGGAAAGACCTTATCTTTCTTGATTCCTATCGTGGAGAAACTTCTACGTCTTGAAGAACCTATTAAAAAACATCACGTTGGCGCGATCATCATTTCCCCGACGAG GGAACTTGCATCACAGATCTACCATGTACTACTCTCACTACTCGCattccatcctccatctgcctCCGTCATCAACCCTtcagaagacgatgatgtgCCCCGGCAAAAATTCCCATCCTCTACCCTCAAGGTTGTTCCACAGCTCCTTCTCGGAGGTTCTACTACACCAGCAGAAGATTTAAGCAAATTCTTGAAGCAATCGCCGAACCTGCTCGTCTCTACGCCTGGGCGTTTGTTGGAACTGCTCTCTTCACCTCATGTCCACTGCCCCCAATCTTCGTTCGAGATGCTCGTCTTGGACGAGGCAGACCGACTTCTGGACCTTGGGTTCAAGGAAACTCTACAGAACATTATACGTCGGTTACCCAAACAAAGGCGAACGGGATTGTTTAGTGCAAGTATAAGCGAAGCCGTTGATCAGATTGTGCGGGTTGGTCTGCGCAATCCTGTCAAGGTCATGGTCAAGGTCAAAGGGACTTCAGGTGCCCAGGACAAGCGAACACCTGCAAGCTTACAAATGACCTACCTTACGACACCCACGATTCACAAATTTGACGCCTTGAAGCATATTCTCCATTCCGTTGATCCAACTCCTCAGAAAACCATATTCTTCGCCTCAACCTGCTCAGGAGTTGATTATCTCTCTGCGATCTTACCATTGATACTTGGTGATGATTTCCAGTTAATTTCACTACATGGAAAGCACCCGGCGAACGTCCGTGAAAAGAACTTCAACCGATTCGTGAATTCATACAGCCCAGCAATTCTACTAACAACGGATGTCGCTTCTCGCGGCTTGGATATCCCATCAGTTGACCTCGTCGTTCAAATAGATCCTCCATCGGATCCTAAAACGTTCATTCATAGATGTGGCCGTGCTGGCAGAGCCGGCCGAAGGGGCCTGAGTGTAGTTTTGTTGCATCCAGGCCGAGAGGAAGACTATGTGTCTTTCCTCGAAGTCCGCAAGACTCCAGTGGCTCCTTTCCCCCATccgatctccttctcagaATCTGAAGCCACTGCAGCTACGAAAGCGGTCCGCAAGGCTGTGCTGGCAGACCGTGCACTCCACGATCGTGGCCAAAAGGCTTTTGTCAGTTGGTTAAGGAGTTATAGCAAACACCAGGCGAGCAGCATTTTCCGTGTCGCGGATCTTGATTGGGAGAGTTTAGGGAAGGCATGGGGTCTACTGAAGCTTCCCAAAATGCCTGAGTTGAGGAACTTCACCGGTGACCGGACCCTCGGTGTCAATCTCGACTGGGATGACTACAAATACAAAGACAAACAACGGGAGAAACGTCGCATAGAATTGCTCCAGGAGAGCAAAGAAGGCGACGGCACACAAGAATCCTCGAACAAGAGGAAGGCCACCGAGACCACCGCATGGAGCAATAAGCTTGACgatagaaataaaaagcaaaagcgacgagagcagaagcaacgtcgacaagagaagaataagtgggagaagatgaccGAAGAAGAGCGGCAGAAGATACGGGAGACGGAGCAAATGGTGGAAAGTATCAGAGTCaagaacgaagaagagagacgcCTTAGACGTGCAGGAAAGGCCGAAGCAGCAAATGCtggcaaggatgaagaagaattTGAAGGGTTTGATTAA